In Carya illinoinensis cultivar Pawnee chromosome 16, C.illinoinensisPawnee_v1, whole genome shotgun sequence, a single window of DNA contains:
- the LOC122299122 gene encoding probable aquaporin TIP3-2 → MPRRYAFRRAEEATHPDSIRATLAEFISTFIFVFAGEGSLLALGKIYKEPAGTTASELVAIALAHALSFFAAVSASLNISGGHLNPAVTFGTLLGGRISVLLAVYYWVAQLLGSVVAALLLRLATNNMRPVGLFVTSGVGELHGLLLEIVMTFSLVYTVYATAIDPKRGSLGTIAPLAIGFILGANILVGGPFDGASMNPARAFGPALVGWRWRNQWIYWVGPLLGGGLAGLVYEYMVIPTEVPHHTHQPLAPEDY, encoded by the exons ATGCCTCGAAGATATGCGTTTAGGAGGGCAGAAGAGGCCACTCACCCTGATTCCATCAGAGCCACTTTGGCAGAATTCATTTCCACTTTCATCTTTGTCTTTGCTGGCGAAGGCTCTTTACTTGCTCTTG GCAAAATCTACAAGGAACCAGCTGGCACAACTGCGTCCGAGCTAGTAGCCATCGCACTTGCGCATGCACTCTCCTTCTTTGCAGCCGTGTCAGCCAGCCTGAACATATCCGGCGGCCATCTGAATCCTGCGGTCACCTTCGGCACCCTCCTTGGCGGAAGGATCTCAGTACTCCTTGCTGTCTACTACTGGGTTGCGCAGCTCTTGGGTTCAGTTGTGGCAGCCCTTTTGCTCAGGCTTGCCACCAATAACATG AGACCAGTGGGGTTGTTCGTAACATCAGGTGTTGGGGAGTTGCATGGGCTGCTATTGGAGATCGTGATGACATTCAGCCTGGTTTACACAGTTTACGCGACTGCCATTGATCCCAAACGCGGTAGCTTGGGGACGATTGCGCCTCTCGCAATTGGGTTTATCCTTGGGGCGAACATCCTAGTGGGTGGGCCTTTTGATGGAGCATCCATGAACCCTGCAAGAGCATTTGGACCAGCTTTGGTTGGATGGAGATGGAGAAATCAATGGATATATTGGGTTGGTCCACTTTTAGGAGGTGGGTTGGCTGGACTTGTGTATGAGTACATGGTTATACCCACAGAAGTCCCTCATCACACCCACCAGCCCTTGGCTCCTGAGGATTACTAG